A region of the Culex quinquefasciatus strain JHB chromosome 1, VPISU_Cqui_1.0_pri_paternal, whole genome shotgun sequence genome:
ACGTGCTGGACGAATTGGTTGAGAAGCTGTTTGAATGCTCAACTGAACGGGATGAAGTGGTTGCTTTTAAACCTGTCGAGACTCCCGTCATTGCTGAAGTCGAGGTCGTAGACATGAAACTACCAGACAGTAAGAAAATCACTCGCAAAGAACAACGCGACAGCGATGACTCTGAACTCGACTCCGACGACGATCTGGAACCGTACGATCTTTCAAACGATACCAAAATCGACCAGGATCGCCTCCGGCCGCGCTACCTGCTAGATCTACGCGAAGTTCTGCTGGACAACTCGGACCAGCAAACGCCGCAACGCTTCGAAATCGCAATCCAAGCCGCTCCAGACCTTATCGATCAGCAAATGGCCAACAACGACCTCAAACTAGCCCTGGACCTACTCCAAATCTTCCTCTCCCTCGAAAGTCGCTGCTACATGGAAGACTTTGAACAGCTCAAGTTCACCTGCCTAGTCCGCATCGGAACCACCTTCCCAAAACAATGCGCCGAATATCTATGCCGAGAGTTCCACTCCGACATCAGCAAGTACTCCCTCCAACGGCGCATCCTCATGCTGGACATCCTAGCCCAAATGGCCAAAGTCCTCGCAAACCTGGACAAAACCGACAAACTCCCAACCCCAAAATCTCCAACACAGCCCCAAAAACCGCCCACCAACCTCCTCGAGTCCAAGTTCCGCGAAGAAGCGGAACAAGCCCGCGCGCCCTCGCCGAACGCATCGTTCGCGACCGCATCCAGTCCAAAACGCGACGCTTCAGCTCGCGCCCGCTCAACGCAACCCAACCCCCGGAAACCATCAACCGCTTCTCCCCGTCGCCGGTCACTTTTTCTACCCGCTGCTCCGCGGGTTCGGCTCCAAGCAGTTCCTCTTCAGCGCCAATCTGTCCTTCCAGTACGACGCGGATCAACTGCTGCTGACGACCTTCCTGCAAACGCTCGCCGTGCTGATGATCTGCGCGGAGAATTGTCCGGACGGGCGTCGCTTTGCGCGCGAGCTCGTCCAGCTGAGCGTGATGCTGCGCTTCAGCGAGGAGCCCAAGGTGAGGGCCAGCGTGCTGCAGATGTTGGCCGCGGTGCTGATGGCCGTCAGCCGGGAGGTGCTGAGGCAGGATTTGTACGCGGAGCTGATGGAACTGCGCGCCTGGTTGGAGGAGTGTACCCGGGAGAGTGTGGTGGCGCGGGCTGAGCAGAATGAAGAGTGTCGGGAGTTGGCGAGACACGTGCTGATGATGTGTTACGGGGTGCTGGCGGAGCAGTGAAGTTCGTGGTCACAAAGTGTGTCATTTGAAATCATTGTAGCATTTGAGAACTGTTTGTTCCAATAaagttaaattcatttaaaaaaatcatttaatttaatCCGAACAAAAAATCTATTGACTCCATCCAATGCTGACTCCACAATTTCGTATTGCATTAAACTTTATATGCAATCGATTTTGTTTGCGAGAGACATGATCAAATGGTTTTAAGGCTTTAGTGTGTAGAAGGTATCCTTCCTTTAGCAACTCCGACTCCTGATCCTCAAAAAGACCTGATTCTACCGACTCCTGGTACAGTTCTGACTCAAATTCTACAGCCCTGTTTTTAACGGAACAATTTCGGAAATCAATTAGGTCATTAGTAATATCGCAGCACTTTTATTAATTGTTATTCTACAAACAtattcacacttcaaatatTTTCCTACTGTCTACTACACAAACAATCGTACAAACCAAAATTTCACAAGTTGAGATTACTCTGGATATATTGCATATAAGTTCCTACGAGGGGCATCGCATCATTGCGGTGAGGACAATCACCAAATTGAGAACAAGGGCCAGTACTAAACTTACTCTAAAATTAATCATAAACTCGCTCGTTCGTCGTTCGTCGTCATCCAGTTTAACTCAAGTCACATAAtatcctgttttttttattcggggGGTCCGTTCCATCCAAATCTTCCACATTTAACGCACCAAATCGCCGCACTTGTAGCACTTGCAGTCGATCGGTTCCTTGAGGCGAATCTCCATCGTGGCCGAGTCGTGGTCGGTCATGCGGACACCGTCCGGGTCGTAACAGTGGGTTAGCTGCATCTGGCGCTCACGCAGGAACGACTCCCGGCAGCAGTAGCACTCCTTGAGGAAGCCGGTCGCCGTGATGACCGACGGTTGGACCTGGCTGTTGCATTTGCCCTCGCACTTGTTGACCGTGACGTCCCCGTTGCAGGTCCGGTAGAGGCGGCCCAGCTCGTCGTATTCCTCTGTGTGATGGATGAATTAAATGGAGTTTGTTTAATGAATAAACACTTCTACTATggttttccaaaaattaaataaatatactgaaaaaaagttgcttaatccacctgcaggtagttgatgccttcctcaaatTCATATAGTGAATACATTCAGTCAGTATTGAATAATCccccataaactttgaaaaaatatttgcagcggcctaaaagtgttttcaaaaataaaaatatctgtaagtttaattaattaattctttccaaaattaaactgggatttcaaaaaaaaaaaaatgattttttgcatacttaaaaaaaactcctagaATTATGTCGATGTGCAATCAAGATTCTTTAAGAATATAAACtacataaacttgaaaaaaaaattgcaacggccttattttttCGAcctgaaagacctttccaatgagcctaaaacatcaaagatctgacaactttatcaaaagttataagcgcttaagtgttatttatgcactttttgagggccggatttcaaatattttggagTAAACTTTTTCCGGATCTATcttgcgacccatcgttggatgggtaatcaaaagacttttccataGAGTTCAAACGGTTGAAaacctgacaaccctatcaaaagtataTTAACaccaaactcccaagctcgagaaaaaggggggaatttccatacaaattccccctttttcttgagcttgggagtttacgtgacatttttttaggggtcaactttggctgtgtttttatagcagaaaatgtgaaaaactagcaaaaaaatgaaaaagtaactgtaaaaacatgaaaaatttgatAGGCAAAATGTTATGATAGGAGATGGTAGAATATGCCAAATACTaccgaaaacaaacataaacttaacaagatagatgcaaattaaaatacaaaaaatgaaacaagaaaaacataaaacaagagaagtcagATTTTTCGTAGAAAAAATGACCTcgtgaacacgggaaaaataaaaaaaaatcgaaataaaaatttggacagtagagggttaatgcgAGGgtggcaccaaccaccttaaggtagTAAGGTTTTATTTTGTAACTCCTTTTTTATCGCTCTAACATGGCTAGAACCATAAATACCAACTTAATCTATCTCAGAAAAAATATGATTCAATTGAGTAAAAAAGTAACTATGTATTATTCTGGGCaaatttatgtaatattacatgcaAAAATATGTAGCCAGTCATGATGAGAAACTATGCTACAACCTGATAGCAGCACAAGCTTGGGCAAAATCCTCTCCATAAGTGACTTCACTTCTTgtatccggcagcaatttggcagctgtctatacaaaaatgatgtatgaaaattctaaagtctgtatcttttgaaggaactttttgttcgatttggtgtcttcggcagatttgtaggtatggataagcactatactgaaagaaaaaaaaattatacacggtaaaaaaattggtgatttttaatttaatttttgttactaaaacttaatttgcaaaaaaaacatttttagtttttttaatttttgatatgttttaggggacatgaaatgccaacatttcagaaatttccaggtcgtgcaaaaaatttttgaccgagttatgaatgtttgaatcaatgtaacgcctttttgaaatgttagcattgatttaattttttttaatattgttttcgaagagatcggaaaattttacgaatgttttatattttgacattgtaaatcggaccattagttgatgagataccgacattagaaaatggtgggttgcttgggagagacttagaaaacatcaattttcctgtgttTAACCATTTcatggaaatatctcagcaattaagggtcgtatcaacaaagttcaaataagcagcaaaatatagagaattttctcagcttttcaaaagtgagcaaacatgtgcactactttaaaaaaaacataaaaaactgcaactattttcaaaaaaaaagttacctaagatgactttaacttgaaaacggtgcactttattaaaatttcacttaagtactttttgattacaaatttgattttacatcgtaaaatgattttgtaacatttttgcgaccaatattttgatttttttatatcagtattgattcaaaaattcataactcggtcaaattttttttgcgaaacctGGTGTttcggtgtttttgaaaccgccttgagtcaagggcaggcctgcaaaaagtttctaacccagcgtacacaaaccaaaatgtcagttcactgctagcatgagACTGTAAGCCTATTGTGtctgttcaaccactgccgcctgactcgtgccggtcggctgctggagaatgagagacgtgaaaaaatgagctacactcactcaattcgtgtcatatgactgactcgtaaaatcctctttatacactattttgtttatttttaaacaattgaatggttctagactgtgcaaaacacttaaaacaaccataacttatcgagaaattaaaagtgagagtgtgtgcgtgcaacatggagtcaaacttttcaaagtgtcatggtaaccttcacagcaacttcattgaaagtttaactccatgttgcacacactctcacttttaatttctcgatattcaaaaattcatttccacgcataaatacagactttttgtgtaaaaacttgtttccttatttgtgtgcgtgcaacgttgaatagagctatctaagcccgatctcacgcacactaccttaccatttgtttttgctggcgggtacaaattttaacctaaagcGCTAGATGGCTGATCGAATATATTCAAGGCTGGGCCACTCACGACTGcgccgggtttgtttatgtcacggttttgcggttcagtggctggatctgaaaaaatcgtgtgaGCGTCGCCAATTTTCGCGTCATGACCactgacattttcagcactggtcaggggtattaaaaaaacaaccaaaaagcaaaaactgaaaaattggtttattggacatactaatgatgcaaaatgacttctttgggcataccgaaagcagcaaaaaaatttcaacaggattttgtaagagcaattctc
Encoded here:
- the LOC6046303 gene encoding partner of bursicon; this encodes MHKLATGQLLATVCCVALLPQLLYRSIGANGQHQPGDETCETLPSEIHLIKEEYDELGRLYRTCNGDVTVNKCEGKCNSQVQPSVITATGFLKECYCCRESFLRERQMQLTHCYDPDGVRMTDHDSATMEIRLKEPIDCKCYKCGDLVR